Below is a window of Diaminobutyricibacter sp. McL0608 DNA.
CCTCGAGGGCATCTGGTTCTACTCGGGCTTCATGGTCGCCCTGTCGTTCCGTCAGCGCAATCTTCTGCGCAACTTCGGTTCGCTCATGGACTGGGTCGTGCGCGACGAGTCGCTGCACCTGAAGTTCGGTATCAACCTCATCCTGACGGTGCTGGAGGAGAACCCCGACCTGCAGACGGCGGAGTTCGCCGAGGAGATCCGCCAGATGATCCTCGACGCCGTCGAGATGGAGGAGGAGTACAACCGCGATCTTCTCCCGAACGGCATCCTGGGCCTGAACGCGAACTACATCAACCAGTACGTCAAGTACCTGGCTGACCGTCGCCTGGAGGAGCTCGGCTTCGAGCCCGAGTACAAGGTGTCCAACCCGGCGAAGTGGATGGCGACGGCGAACGACACGCTCGAGCTGGTCAACTTCTTCGAGTCGACGAACACGTCGTACGAGTCGAACGCGAAGGCGTCCACCGGAAGCCGGTAGCCGTTCCCGTTGTTTGTGCGGGCTTTCGTGCGTTCAGATCAGCGGGCGGCGTGGCCGCGCACGATTGGCGGCTGCCGCGGCCAGTCCGAGGGTGACCGGGTGAACCCAGCCGCGTTGCGCAGACTGGCTGAGCGCGGCGACGACTGCTGTGATGCCTGCGGTCACGGTCGCTGCTCCGGCGATGTCGAGGCGTTCTGGAGTGCGACGCAGATCTCGCGTCACAAGGTACGGGATGACCGCGATCACCACGAGGCCGACGGGCACGTTGACGAAGAAGACCGCCTGCCATCCGAACGCCGCCGTGAGTACGCCGCCGAGCAGGACGCCTGCGGCGCTCCCTATTCCGGCGACGGCGCCCCAGATTCCGAACGCCTTGGCCCGGTCTTTTCCGGCGAACAGGTGGGTGACGAGCGCGAGGCATGCCGGGGCGAGCAGCGCAGCGGACGCTCCCTGGAGCGCGCGGGCCGAGAGCAGCATCGCCCCGCTGCTTGA
It encodes the following:
- a CDS encoding MFS transporter gives rise to the protein MSSSLADTPGVQAGTSTPATAKRTSAALAAAPARSTHRWWALTVLALAQFLVVLDASIVNIALPSVGSQLHLDTAALGWIITAYVLPFGGLLLLGGRLADQLGHRRMFLIGVAGFIAASTVAGLSSSGAMLLSARALQGASAALLAPACLALVTHLFAGKDRAKAFGIWGAVAGIGSAAGVLLGGVLTAAFGWQAVFFVNVPVGLVVIAVIPYLVTRDLRRTPERLDIAGAATVTAGITAVVAALSQSAQRGWVHPVTLGLAAAAANRARPRRPLI